Below is a window of Bacteroidales bacterium DNA.
TTGTTTTCCGTCACCGTGTATTTCTATCGGTTCTTTTTTGAATGCCTGATTTATAAACACAGATTGCGGTCCGCCCCACCATGTGAGGTTTTGATTTGGACCATAAGAACCGAAAAATCTTACGATAGTAAAAGGCAAACCATATTCATCATTATTTGCCATTATAAATTGTTCGCCATAAATTTTTGATAATGCATAAGCCCATCTTTTTATCTGAGGCGGTCCTAAAAGTAGATCTGAATCTTCGGAAAAAGGAACATTGGTGTTTTTGCCATATACATCAGAAGTGGACGCAAATACTATTTTGCTTCTATCAATTATACATTTATTTACAACATTCTTGAGCATCAAATAATTTTCATCAATTACACGCAGAGCATTTGAATATCTCGGGATTTTCTGCGAAGCCAGATGAACAATAATATCTGCTTTGTAATCCTTAATTACCATAGGATTTCCGATATCGCCATAAATGAATTGAAATTTCGGATTTGCTCTTAAAACTTCAATATTTCTTTCGAAACCATAATTCATATTGTCAATTCCACAAATCTCATGTCCGAGTGATAGTAGTTTTTTTGCAAGGTTGGAGCCGATAAATCCTGCAACTCCTGTTATAAAAATTTTCATATGAATTTTATTTATGCTTGCAAAGTTATAAAAATAGTTTAATTGTTTAACTTCGACATTCGACATTCAGTGTTCGACATTCGATATTTTTTTAAAATAAAAAATAATGAACATCGAATAATGAATAATGAAGTTTACGAGTTTATACCAATTCTCCTCTCAGCGTTGCTGACGTACATCCTTTTATTTTAATATTAATATAATCTCCGATTTGGTATTTTTCGGATGAATTTTTATTTTCATATTTTGGAAATATTACTATTTTGTTTTGTGAATTTCTGCCGTAAAAATTATTTTTATTTTTTTTCGATTCTCCTTCTATAAGAACTTCAAATGTTTTATTCAAATCATTTATATTGCTTTTATGCGAAAGTTTTCTTTGTAAACTTATTATTTCCTGCAGACGTTTTAATTTTATTTCTTCAGGCACGTCATCTTTATATTTTTTACTTGCAGGCGTATCGGGACGTTCGGAATATTTAAACATATAAGCATAATCAAAACCTGCTGTTTCCATAAGTGATATTGTGTTTTCATGGTCTTCTTCATTTTCAGTGCAGAAACCACAAATTATATCCGTGGTTACAGAACATCCGGGAATTATTTTTTTTATTGCTTCAATTCGGTTCAAATACCATTCGCGCGAATATTTGCGGTTCATTAAATTTAAAATCTTTGTACTTCCTGATTGTAGCGGCAAATGAATGTGCCTGCAAATATTTTTATTTCTTAAAATAACATATAATAAATCGTCAGTTAAATCTTTGGGATGTGAAGTTGTAAATCTTACTCTGAGCAACGGACTTATTTCTGCAACCAATTCGATGAGATTTGTAAAACCGAAATTTGAATTCCATTTATATGAATTAACATTTTGTCCGAGAAGTATAATTTCCCTATATCCATTTGCAAATAATTTTTTTGCTTCCTTTATTATTGTTTCGGGGTTTCTGCTTCTTTCCTTTCCGCGAGTGAAAGGTACAACGCAATACGAACAGAAATTTTCGCAGCCGCGCATTATCGAAATAAACGCACTTATTCCTTTTGATTCAACTTTGAAAGGAATAATATCGTCGTAAGTTTCTTCACAGGAAAGTTTTACATTTATTGCTTTAAGTTTTTTTACGGCAGTTTCAATTAATTCGGGCAGATTTCTATATGCATCGGGACCTGCAACAATGTCGATTTTTTTTTCTTCTTCAAATAGTTTTTCTTTTATTCTTTCAGCCATGCATCCGATAATGCCTATTATTAAATCCTTTTTTTTCTTTTTCAGTGGTGTTAGGTTTTTAAGACGGTTTCGTACTCTTTGTTCTGCGTTGTCTCTTACCGAACATGTGTTAATAAGAATAATATCAGCTTGTTTGGGGTTATCTGTAATTTCATAATTATTTTTTATCATCACCGATGAAGCAATTTCGCTATCCGAAAAATTCATCTGGCAACCGTATGTCTCAATATAAAATTTTTTTTTATCCACGAAAGTTCAATTAGACAATGATTTCACAAAGGTAGAAAAAAGTTTTGCAAAATCATTTTAAAAAAAAATTATGATTTATTCCAAAACTATTTTTTTCTTTGCAAAAATATATTCTGAAAAAAAAAGAAAAGAGAATTTAAGGAATTATAAAAAATAAAAAAATATAAGATGGCTAAAAATCTTGTTATAGTTGAATCTCCGGCAAAAGCAAAAACAATCGAAAAGTTTCTTGGTGAAGAATTTCTTGTCAGGTCAAGTTACGGACATATCAGAGATTTGTCAGAAAAAAAACTTTCCATCGATGTTGACAAGGAGTTTATGCCTTATTATGAAGTTCCCTCAGATAAAAAAGATGTTGTGTCGCAATTAAAAAAACTTGCTGATAAAGCCGAAATCATCTGGCTTGCTACTGACGAAGACCGCGAGGGAGAAGCAATTGCATGGCATCTTAAAGAAGCACTGGAATTGAAAGATAATAAAACAAAAAGAATCGTATTTCACGAAATAACAAAAACTGCAATTCAGGAGGCAATAGAAAATCCAAGAAATATTGATAAACATCTTGTTGATGCGCAGCAGGCACGACGGGTTTTAGACCGTCTTGTGGGTTTTGAGCTTTCGCCTATTTTGTGGAGAAAAGTTAAACCTTCTTTGTCTGCCGGCAGGGTTCAATCTGTAACAGTGAGATTAATTGTTGAGCGCGAAAAAGAAATAAATGCTTTTATGACTTCATCATTTTTCAGGGTGGGTGCGGACTTTACCATGAGCGATGGAACAGTTGTAAAAGCCGAGCTCTCAAATAAATTCGAATCAAAAGAAAAAGCATTAGAATTTTTAACTAAATGTATAGGTGCCGAATTTAAAGTTGATAACCTTGAAACAAAACCATCAAAAAAATACCCTTCGCCGCCATTTACTACTTCTACTTTGCAGCAGGAAGCAAGCAGAAAACTCGGCTTTTCGGTTTCCAGAACAATGGTTGTTGCTCAGCAGCTTTATGAATCTGGAAAAATTACTTATATGCGAACCGATTCTGTGAGCTTGTCAAATCTTGCACTTGGAACTACCAAAGAAGAAATTATTAAATTATACGGTGAAAAATATGTTCATACGAGGCAATATACTACAAAAACAAAAGGTGCACAGGAAGCACATGAAGCAATTCGTCCAACATACATCAGCAATCAAATAATTGAAGGTGATGCTGCACAAAAAAAACTATATGACCTGATATGGAAAAGAACTATTGCTTCTCAAATGACAGAAGCATCATTAGAAAAAACAAATGTAACAATCGGCATATCCAAAGCAGAAGAAAAATTTATTGCAAAAGGAGAAGTTATAAAATTTGACGGATTCCTTAAAGTATATATGGAATCTTCGGATGACGAAAATAATAATGAAGAAAATAAAGGAATGTTGCCTCCAATAAAAATCGGAGAATTTTTTAATGTTAAAATTATTAATGCCACTGAATCTTTTACACTTCATCCACCAAGATATACAGAAGCAAGTTTGGTGAAAAAACTCGAAGAACTCGGCATAGGTCGTCCTTCTACTTATGCACCCACAATTTCCACTATCCAGAAAAGAGAATATGTTGTGAATGAAAGCAGAGATGGAGAAAAAAGAAATTATGATGTTTTTATATTGGTAAATGATAAAATTTCGGAGAAAACAGAAACACAAATCACGGGTTATGAGAAGTCAAAACTCTTTCCAACCGATATTGGCTTTGTTGTTAATGATTTTCTGGTAAAAACATTTGAAGATATCCTTGATTATAATTTTACTGCAAGCGTTGAAAAAGAATTTGATGAAATTGCACAGGGAAAAAAAGTGTGGAACGATATGATAAAGCATTTTTACAAGCCATTTCACAAAAATGTTACCGAAACTCTTGAAGATAAAACAAGAGCGCAAGGAGAAAAATTACTTGGAGTTGACAAAGAAACCGGTAAAAATGTATACGTGAAAATCGGCAGATATGGTCCGGTTGTTCAAATTGGAGATGTTGATAAAAATGCAGATAAGAAAGCCGATAAATCAGAAAAACCAAGGTTTGCCGGATTATTAAAAAATCAAAGCATAGAAACCATAACACTTGAAGAAGCATTGGATTTATTTAAGTTTCCAAAAAATATTGGTGAATATGAATCCGAAATACTGACAATCGGAGTTGGCAGATTCGGTCCTTATGTAAAGCATAACAACAGTTTTTATTCATTATCAAAAGATGACGACCCTTTGAAAGTTACAAAGGAAAGAGCAATTGAAATTATTGAAGAAAAAAGAAAAAAGAATCTGGAAAGGGAAGTGAAAACATTTGATGAAAGAAATGATATAAAAATATTGAAAGGAAGATGGGGCAATTATTTGGCAATAGGAAAAGAAAATTATAAATTACCAAAAGATAAAAAAGATATTGGTAATCTTACAGTTGAAGATTGCCTTAAAATTGCCGAAGAAAATAAAAAAACTGAAAAACCGGCGAAAAAAACAAAAAAGAAATTTTATGCAAAGAAATAAGTTTGTCGTTAAAAAATCATTTATGTTGGTTTAATGCGTAATTACAAACTACAAACAACAAACTATATAAAAATACGCTAATTTTTTTTTAATTTTTAACAATGGACATATCTGTATATTTTGAACCTGCCGACAAAGATATTCTGAATGCTGATTATGAATTTTCAAAAGGCATGTTGGGAAGTATTATTAAGCCATATACTGGTGAAAATTTTCCTTCTTTGGAAAATGTGCATATCGCAATTATTGGAGTAAAAGAAGATAGAAAAAGTATAAATAATGAAGGATGCGCTTTGGCTCCCGATTACGTGCGAAAATATTTTTATAAACTTTTTTCCGGTGGATATGACCTGAAAATTGCTGACCTTGGTAATATAAAAAGAGGATTTGATGTTAAGGATACTTATTTTGCTGTGAGCTCAGTAATTGAGGAATTGATTAAAAACAATATTTTACCCGTAATAATTGGTGGAAGTCAGGATATCACTTACGCAAACTACCTTGCGTATGAACAATTAGGACAAATAATAAATATTGTAACAGTAGATTCTCATTTCGACCTCGGAAAAGAAGAAACCAAACTGAATTCACACTCTTATTTGAGCAAAATAATATTGCATCAGCCGAATTTTTTGTTCAACTACGCCAACATAGGATATCAAACATATTTTGTTGACCAGGATGCAATCGAACTTATGAAAAAACTCTATTTCGATATTTACAGATTAGGCGATGTGAGAGCAGACATGGAAGAAGTCGAACCCATTGTTAGGAATGCCGACATGCTGAGCATAGATATTTCTTCAATACGAAAATCAGATGCGCCTGGTAATGGAAATGTATCACCAAATGGATTTTATGGAGAGGAAATGTGCAGAATTGCACGATATGCAGGACTTAGCGATAAATTGTCATCAATAGGTTTTTATGAGTTGAATCCCATACATGACAAGGAAGAACAAACATCTCACCTCGTTGCACAAATAATTTGGTACTTTATTGATGGATTTTATAACAGAAAACATGATTTCCCCCTGAAAGATAAATCCGATTATTTGCAATACAGAGTTAACATTCAGAAAAATAAATATGAGATAATTTTTTATAAAAGTAAAAAAAGCGACAGATGGTGGATGGAAGTTCCATGCACTACCGATAAATACGAAAGACACCATCTGATTCCATGCTCATATACCGATTATCAAACAGCATGCAGGGAAGACATGCCCGACAGATGGTGGCAGGCTTATCAAAAATTCAGCTAACAACATAACCTTTCTCAAAAAATTGCGTATAAAAAGGAGAAGAGTTATATAAATTATTAGTTTTGTTGAAAAAATAATTGTAAATATATTTGATAAAATTTTGTTTTTATGGTTTTTTTTTATTATTTTTATGCCCTCATTTTAAAAACTTAAACTATTAATGATTATGAAAAAAATATTCATTTTTATACTGACACTTGCAATTGTTGATTTTGCATTCTCTCAACAGGAATATCAGTTTACGCAAAATATGTTTAATCACTTTGGAACAAATCCAGGTTATGCTGGTTTTAACAAAGCCATTTGTGTGAATTTACAGGGCAGAAATCAATGGATGGGTTTTGGCGGCGAACCTAAAACCTATCAATTAACAATTGATGGATATGTAAATCCACTTATGGGTGGACTTGGTTTGACTGTGTACAAAGATATTTTGGGTGCATCCGACAGAACTTATGTAAAAGGAGCTTATGCATACAATTTCATAGTTGGAAAAGGTAACCTGGGTATAGGATTGCAGTTGGGTTTGTTAAATGAGGTAATTGATTTCAGTAAATTCAAAGCTTTTGATGCTAATGACCCCGTTATATCATCTAAATCAAAAGCAAGTGATATGTTTTTTGATTTAAACTTCGGGGTATTTTATGAAATTCAGAATAAAATATATTTTGGCGCAAGTTCAACCCAGATGATAGAAGGAAAGGGATTTAAAGGTTTTTCTGAAACCAATGCTGTGGAACAAAATGCCAGACATTATTATTTTACCGCCGGATATACATTCAATGCTTCTTCAAAGATTGATGTTCTTCCCTCTGTTTTTGTTAAAAGCGATGGTGCATCAACTCAATTTGACCTGAGTGCTCTTGTTTTGTTTGATAAAAAATTCTGGGGAGGAGCGAGTTACAGGTATCAGGATGCAGTTGCATTTCTTGTGGGAATGTATTTTAAATCATATAAAATCGGATTATCTTATGATTTTACAACCTCAGAAATTGGTAAAAACAATTACAGCAATGGCTCATGGGAAGTTATGGCAAGCTATTGCTTCAAGATAGTTCCTGTATATAAACCGACAGGACACCATACAACAAGATTTTTATAAAAAATAATAAACATAATATTACGAAACAATTTAAATTCATATTTCGTAAAAATTGTTAAAAATATAGATTTCTAACTCATTCCCAATTGTCAAAAACTATGAAAAAACAAATAAAAAATTTAAGTAGTAGTATTGTATTAGTTTCCATATTGCTTGGCATGCTGAGCAGTTGTGGCGACCCAGGCAAAGGACAATTAATCGGAGTTCAAGACCGAGATGACTTTTATCAGGCAATTCCTTATGGAATGTTGTTTATTCCTCAGGGAAGTTATAACATGGGGCCTAGTGATCAGGACGTACCCTATTCAATCACAGCTCAATCAAAAACAGTTTCTCTTGCTGCATTTTATATGGATGAAACAGAAATAGTGAATAATGAATACAGGCAATTTGTTTACTGGGTAAGAGATTCAATTGCTCATAGAATGCTGGGAGAACAAAATGAAGCACATTTGGTTACAGAAGATGAATGGGGACAACCATTTGAACCTCCTGTTATTAATTGGAGAGAGAAAATACGATGGGATGAACAAGAAGACAGAGATGTTTTAGAACCTTTATTCTTACCTCAGCATGAAAGATATTTCAGAAGAAAAGAATTAGACACCAGAAAACTAATGTATGATTATTACATAATAGATTATAAATCGGCTGCATCCAAAGCAAATAGATTTGATTTTAAAACAGGCAAATATCTGAACGGAATACCCGACAGAAGCTATTTTGTTAAAAAAGATAAAATAAATATCTATCCCGATACACTTTGCTGGGTGCATGATTTTATATATTCTTTCAATGAACCTATGACAAATGCTTATTTCTGGCACCCTGCATTTGATTATTATCCTGTTGTGGGTATTAGCTGGAAACAGGCACGTGCTTTTTGTATATGGAGAACCCAGTTATTGAATGTTTACCTTCAAACCCGTGATGAAGCTACAGTACAGGATTTTAGATTACCTACCGAATCGGAATGGGAATGGGCAGCACGCGGAGGATTGGATTTAAGTCCTTTCCCATGGGGCGGTCCTTATATCCGTAACAGTAATGGATGCTTTCTTGGTAATTACAAACCTTTAAGAGGAAACTATTTGGACGACGGCGGATTGCAGACAATAATAGTTGCACATTATGCACCTAATGATTTTGGATTATATGATATGTCAGGAAATGCTGCCGAGTGGACAAGCAATGCTTTTGATGAATCAGCTTATAATTTTGCTCATGATTTAAATATGGATTATACTTATGAAGCAAAAGAGGATGACCCTTCTGCATTGAAAAGAAAAGTAACAAGAGGTGGTTCATGGACAGGTATTGGCTATTATATGCAGACAGGTACAAGAACTTATGAATATCAGGATACTGCAAAATGTTACATTGGTTTCAGATGTGTCGAATCTTATTTGGGAAGAGATATTGGTGACGGTGGCGGTGCTTCTAATGTTTATTAATAATCTTAATTTTTAATGAGTTCGTCTTGCATATTTGCAATTATGCATAATTTATAAAAAATAATGTGTTTTAAACTTGCTTTTTTAATAAATTAATTAATAATTTAGCCAATATATATTAAATAAAAGTACTAACCAATTAAAAACTCAAAATTATGGCATTTTACGAAACAAGAAGTTATAAGCTTTTTATGGCAAGATTGTATGGCTGGGGTGCATCTCTGGTTATAGTTGGAGCATTATTTAAAATTCAGCACTATCCTGGATCTGGCGTGATGTTGTGCTTGGGGTTGGGAACTGAAGCAATAATATTCTTTTTCTCGGCATTTGAACCACCTCATCCAATGTACGACTGGAGCTTGGTATATCCGGAATTTGCAGGACTACATGATAATACTAAGGATAAGAAAGGAACATTGACCCAGCAACTTGATAAGATGCTTGAAGAATCAAAAGTTGGTCCGGAACTAATATCCAGTTTAGGGCAAGGGTTGAAGAATTTAAGTGATAATACATCAAAACTAACCGATATTACACAAGCTTCAGTTGCAAGCACCGAATATGCAAGTAAAATTAAAAATGTAACCAAGTCGGCTGAAGAATTATCACAGGCATTTTCACAAAGTTCCGAGTCAATGAGAAAAGATGCAACTGTTAGAAATGAATTAGCAGCTACTATGGGTGGAGTTAAAGAATCTGCAACTATTCTGGCAAATTCATACAAACAGGCATCGGAAATTATGAAGGGCGATATATCTGTTAACGAAGAATATCTCCAGTCAATTAAAGCAGCAAGCAAATCAGCACAGGATTTGGCGGGTAATTATGTAAGGTCTTCTGAAATGCTTGTTAAATCAGCTCAGACATTAGATTTTTCAAAAATCAACGGTCAGGAATTTGTGAGTCAGATGCAAGGTATGTCAAAGAATTTGTCATCGCTGAATTCTGCTTATGAATTACAATTAAAAGAAATGAGTGCACAGGCAAATGCTTCAGCATCTCTCAATCAGGGAGTAAGTGAATTTGTAGCATATCTGAAAAATTCTGCAGAAGATACAAGAAAATTAAATGACGCTGTTGCTCAATTGACTTCTAATATTTCTGCTTTGAATAATGTTTATGGTGGAATGTTAAGCGCAATGAGCGGTAACAGATAATTGATTAATAAAATGAAAATAGCAAACATTTAAATATTTAAATTATGAGTGGAGGAGTATTAACCCCGAGACAAAAAATGATCAATATGATGTATTTAGTGTTAACGGCTTTGTTAGCATTGAATGTGTCGAAAGCAGTTCTTGATGCATTTGCTATTGTTAATGATAGTTTGGTTAAAGCGGGTATGGTGCTTGACAATAAGAATGCAGTCACATGGCAGCAATTTGCAGCTGCTTATAACAATGATAAAGCAAAAGTTCAGAAGTATTTCGACAAAGCAAAAGAAATGAAAGTAAAAGCAGATGAAATGACTAAATACATAAGAGATTTAAGAACTGATATCATTGCATATACTGAAAAGGGTACTAAAGACAGAAATTCTGAAGATTGGAAATATTACAAAGAAGACACCCTTGATATGAAGAACGAAATCAAAATGAAAGATAATTATGATAAACCGATGGAAATATTAATCGGACAAAGTGAAACGGGAAAGGGAGCAAAAGGTGAAGAACTGAAGAACAAAATAAATGCATTCAGAGATTATATTTTGCAAATTGACCCTAAATTTAATTTTCCAATCAAAACTGCTGATACTTATAATAAAACTGAAGAAAAAAAACAACCATGGCAGATGAATACATTTTATCATATTATCTTAGCTGCGGATGTTGCTTTGTTAAATAAATTTATTGCAGATATTAATAATATTGAAGCCGATATGCTGGCGTATTTGATGAGGTCAATTCATGCTGCCGACTTTACATTTGATAAAATAGGTGCAAAAGTAATTCCCAAATCACGTTTTGTTGTTTCGGGTGATAAATATGAAGCAGATATTATTGTTGCTGCATTTAATTCAACGCAGGCTCCGTATGCTATTATAAACGGAAATCAACTCAATGGTGATTCGGGAAAAGTTCATTATGCAGTTCCTGCCGGAGCCGAAGGTCCTCAAAAATATTCAGGAACAATTAATTTAAAAGACCCTAATGGAAAAATTAAGTCATATCCTTTCGATGGTGAATATGTTGTTGCAAGACCATCGGCAACTGTTGCTGCAGAAAATATGAATGTGTTCTATATTGGTCTCGACAACCCGGTATCAGTATCAGTGCCAGGCATGTCCGATGACAAAGTTTTCGTTTCAATGACAAACGGACAAATAAGAAAAGTTGGTAAAGGTAAGTACATGGTAAAAGTTGGAGGTGGAAAAGACACAAAAGTTAGCGTAACTGCCGATTTAGGTGGTTCAAAAAAAGCAATGGGAGCATTTCCATACAGGATAAAGAAAATTCCGGATCCTATCCCAATGATAGCTGGTTCAAGAGGTGGTCCTGTTAACAAAAATGCAATAGTAGCAGCTCCTTATTTAAATGCAGTGTTAGAAGATTTTTTATTCGCCGGTGTAAGATATACGGTAACAGGTTTTGAGTTTTCTACTTTAGGACAGGGGGGATTATTATTTACCAGAAATATTCAGGGCTCACAATTAACACCCGAATGTATAGATAAATGCAAAACAGGAAGAGCGGGACAAAAAGTATTTTTTGATAACATACAAGCCAAAGGACCTGATGGTACCACAAGAAGATTACCTGCTTTAATTCTTAAATTAAACTAATGTAATTAAAAATATAAAAGGAGGGATATATGAAAAAAATCATTTTATTATTAACTATAGTTTTTTCACTTTGCGGAGAAAAACTATGCCCTCAGGTAATTAAAGCGCCGCTCAATAGGGCTTGGGATAAAATTCATACGCCAAATCGAAAACCAATTATGTGGATATACCTGCGTGAAGCAGATATGATGTGGGCAAAACGTGTATGGAGGGTTATGGATTTAAGAGAAAAAATTAACCTGCCATACTATTATCCCGAACAACCTGTAAATGACAGAAAATGTCTTGCTCAAACATTATGGGATGCTGTTACAATTCCCGATTCTCCTTATAAACTCACTGCTTATTCCGACCCTGATTTTACGAAACCGAAAACTGCACAGGAAATTGTTAAAGAAAATTCTAGAATTGACAGCGTAACAGTAAAAAGTAAATTAAACCCTGATGAGGACTCTGTTGCTGCTGTACCGGTTGAATTTGCTGCAACTGATGTAAAGCAATTTCAGATAAAAGAAGATTGGTTTTTTGACAGGCAGCGTTCCGTAATGGAAGTCAGAGTATTATCTATTTGTCCTTTGGTTACTAAATTCACAGTTGACCCGGCTACAGGAGAAAAAGTAGAAAAAGGAAAACAACCTTTGTTTTACATATATTTTCCTGATGCAAGACCTTTATTAGCAGTAAGCGAAATTTTTAATTTTCAAAATGATGCCGAAAGAAGAACTTATGATGATATTTTTTGGAAAAGGCTATTTGGAAGCTATGTTGTAAAAGAAGAAAATGTTTATGACAGATGGGTAGGAGATTACTGTAATCCCTTTGATTGTTTACTTGAAGCCGATAGAGTAAAAAATGATATTTTCAAGGTTGAGCATGACTTATGGGAATTTTAGTTTTAAAAATTTAATTTAAAATTATATTTGCTCCCTTTTTTATATAAGGGAGCATTTTTTGTTTTTTTATAAAAATGTATTAATATGAAATA
It encodes the following:
- the gldN gene encoding gliding motility protein GldN; this translates as MKKIILLLTIVFSLCGEKLCPQVIKAPLNRAWDKIHTPNRKPIMWIYLREADMMWAKRVWRVMDLREKINLPYYYPEQPVNDRKCLAQTLWDAVTIPDSPYKLTAYSDPDFTKPKTAQEIVKENSRIDSVTVKSKLNPDEDSVAAVPVEFAATDVKQFQIKEDWFFDRQRSVMEVRVLSICPLVTKFTVDPATGEKVEKGKQPLFYIYFPDARPLLAVSEIFNFQNDAERRTYDDIFWKRLFGSYVVKEENVYDRWVGDYCNPFDCLLEADRVKNDIFKVEHDLWEF
- the gldM gene encoding gliding motility protein GldM encodes the protein MSGGVLTPRQKMINMMYLVLTALLALNVSKAVLDAFAIVNDSLVKAGMVLDNKNAVTWQQFAAAYNNDKAKVQKYFDKAKEMKVKADEMTKYIRDLRTDIIAYTEKGTKDRNSEDWKYYKEDTLDMKNEIKMKDNYDKPMEILIGQSETGKGAKGEELKNKINAFRDYILQIDPKFNFPIKTADTYNKTEEKKQPWQMNTFYHIILAADVALLNKFIADINNIEADMLAYLMRSIHAADFTFDKIGAKVIPKSRFVVSGDKYEADIIVAAFNSTQAPYAIINGNQLNGDSGKVHYAVPAGAEGPQKYSGTINLKDPNGKIKSYPFDGEYVVARPSATVAAENMNVFYIGLDNPVSVSVPGMSDDKVFVSMTNGQIRKVGKGKYMVKVGGGKDTKVSVTADLGGSKKAMGAFPYRIKKIPDPIPMIAGSRGGPVNKNAIVAAPYLNAVLEDFLFAGVRYTVTGFEFSTLGQGGLLFTRNIQGSQLTPECIDKCKTGRAGQKVFFDNIQAKGPDGTTRRLPALILKLN